The window catgtgtatttaattagaaatgaatgaattgttgtttttgttaaaaacttttttcgggCAGCATTAAAAgtcattttgttataaaaattattattataattatgtattttttttttgttaaaggtattataattcttattttcattataacttAATAATAACATTcagtttaacaaataatttgtattgaatttttcattgaaacttaatttaaacgaaagataaataagaattattactaaattattgactttatttcgaaataaaattatGTCGTGGGaacagtttaaaaattaaaaaaatgtgttttatttaattgagtACTTTAGTTcacaaaattctaaattatatgaaaattaaaaagatataaaaacttATAACTAAAAGCTATAAAGTTTCgttgttttaaaaagcttttggtaAATCGTTTCTATTTCAAGATTTCATTTTGAAATAGAGATTTTATCTTACAATATTCTCTAATAATATGAATAGGATTCACTCCCTCACTCAGCAGTGTTTACAATTTATTGAGCACAAACATTAATAGCcgattatttgaattaaaaaaaatttcgtattaaACACTTTTTCACACCAATtccttttaacactttttacacTTTTCTGATGATATGATAgattcataaaatatttcttgttttattatattatattgtcTTTAATTAAACGCTACTCCTCCTTCTTAAGCATAATTTGCCGAACGACATGCATTCCAGGTTCTTTCCATTTCAACACTATCATCAAATTCATGAGAAGCTATAACAAAACGATAACTATCGGGACCGCTATAACGGGGACGATGAAAATGAAAGTTACCGCAATGAGTTAAACTAATACCAGCCTTTAATGCCACCAAACCCAAGTAAATATCATCAAAACGAAAATGTTTTGTATACTGACTAACATAGTAAAGATCAATGGCTGCCGCACGAGATAAAATAAAAGCACCCGCCGTTACATAGGGAGGCCACTTATTAAACGGATACTCTTTGAGAGTAACATGCCATTTACTAAATTTATGACGTAATGGACGTGTCTGAAAAACAAATCCTCCAAAAAGTCTTTCATGTTGTACTTTAGCCTTATGCACCCACATGCTATTCAGAGAGACAGCATTCTCGGGATAGAGAGTAGGATGGGCTATGAAACGTAAAACATTCTTCATTGATACATAATAGTCGTCATCGACAAACATATAGTATTGAGCCTTTTGGCACTGTTCCACCACCCACTTGAGACCCATCATAGTCTTAATGGTATTATTAAAATAAGCATCTATAAAATCTGATTGTACTATATCGCCATACTGTCGTGCCTCCGAGTCTGCAATATCCATCAAGGAACTGCTTGTACTGGCACCCAACAGAAATACTCTTCTTACATGAACATCGGAAAAACGTTGTTCATAACCCCAGGTACGTCTAATGGCATCGCGTCTCTTTGTATTAGGCAATGCCGATTTTATCAGTAGCGTCAGTTGTGGTTTCTCCGCCTTGACCAAATCACAACGTCgttgatgtaaatatgtataattataaaaatttataggcTTTGGCACAAGTTCACCGTCTTCTAACTGTGTTCGCTTTTCCCGCATAGCTTGggcatattttaaaacatttccctCCATGGGATAGTGGAAGTATTTATCATATTGCAATTCGAAAAGGTGAGTAAAAATACCCAGAAAATCAAGTAGAAATATAACTCCTATGATGGCAGCATACTTGTAAATgcgtttatttttggttttcatgtctttttaaaattcttcacttttatttattaattaaattaatttttcaccaACATTACAGAAACAAATACTGCACCCACAACACTgtacaatgaaaacaaaataaaaaaatgccatCAACAGCTGTCAAAACAGCTGATTGCTTTATTAACATAGACTGACTCGTAATTCTTTAGTTTTAGCAACAGGGTGATATAGAACATTAACTAAACGcagttaattttgatttttaaaatgttttgctgaagatttttttatttaaaaaggtttaCGTATTTATGCGTCAAACCGATaactgaactgaaatagaacggAATGAGAACTTTATTAGCACTGCACTACAACTGAATAAGAACTTGAACTGAAGCAGAATTGAATtacaactgaaatagaactaaactacatcTGATCTAGAACtatattagaactgaactagatatgaAGTAAAACAAAACTATCACTAAACTAGAGCTAGacaagaattaaactagaagtgaactagaatagaattaaaACTGTACTAGcactgaattacaactgataTATGTCGGAATCAGAACTGAACCATAAATGATCTAaacctgaactaaaactgaactacaacttaactagaactgaactacaacttaactagaactgaacaagaactcaaCTCAACTAGAGCagaattggaactgaactaaaactgacaaaaactaaagaattgaactagaactaaactacaacagaactataacCGAACTAcagctgaactagaaataaactagaactaaaatagaaatgaactagagaTGTACTAGAACTTatctagatctgaactagaactaatctagaatTGAATCAGAGCTGAAAttgaactgaaccaaaactgaactttaactagaacagaactaaacatgAACtcgaacggaactagaactgaactataacggaactagaacggaacaaaactaaacctgaactagaactaaactagaacaactagaacataaatagaattaaattagaattgaactaaaactgaactagaactgaactggaactagaaccgatccaaaactgaactataactaaactacaactgaactagaactaaactagaaatgatctaggactgaactagaactatgctagaaatgaaatagaactaaactacaactgaattagaactaaactagaaatgatctagaactgaactctaAATTACTACAGAACTACCacagaactagaagtgaattactactgaactacaactgaactataagtgaactagaacaatattagaactaaactagaactgaacttgaactgaactaaaactaaactagaactgaactagaactgaactagaactgaactagaactgaagtagaactgaactagaactgaactagaactgaactagaactgaactagaactgaactagaactgaactagaactgaaataaaactgaactagaactgaactagaactgaactagaactgaactagaactgaactagaactgaactagaactgaactagaacttaactagaattgaactagaactgaactagaactgatctagaactgaactagaactaaactagaactgaactagaactgtatgtatatatgagctaccactgaactagaacttaactagaataaTAACTGAATTGGAATTAAAAtggaacttgaactgaactaaaactaaactagaactgaattacgAGTTGAAATATAACTGATtcagaactgaacttgaacttaagTATATCTCAACCAGAATTGAACCATTACTAAACA of the Lucilia cuprina isolate Lc7/37 chromosome 2, ASM2204524v1, whole genome shotgun sequence genome contains:
- the LOC111688695 gene encoding beta-1,3-galactosyltransferase brn, with protein sequence MKTKNKRIYKYAAIIGVIFLLDFLGIFTHLFELQYDKYFHYPMEGNVLKYAQAMREKRTQLEDGELVPKPINFYNYTYLHQRRCDLVKAEKPQLTLLIKSALPNTKRRDAIRRTWGYEQRFSDVHVRRVFLLGASTSSSLMDIADSEARQYGDIVQSDFIDAYFNNTIKTMMGLKWVVEQCQKAQYYMFVDDDYYVSMKNVLRFIAHPTLYPENAVSLNSMWVHKAKVQHERLFGGFVFQTRPLRHKFSKWHVTLKEYPFNKWPPYVTAGAFILSRAAAIDLYYVSQYTKHFRFDDIYLGLVALKAGISLTHCGNFHFHRPRYSGPDSYRFVIASHEFDDSVEMERTWNACRSANYA